A genomic window from Streptomyces sp. NBC_00234 includes:
- a CDS encoding S66 peptidase family protein has protein sequence MTIKPLTRPARLRPGARVAVVAPAGPVPAERLEAGLDLLRGWDLEPVVAPHVLDAHPELDYLAGTDEARARDLQDAWCDPSVDAVLCARGGYGAHRMVDLLDWNAMRAAGPKVFVGYSDITALHEAFAVRTGISTLHGPMVATETFLKDAATQESLRATLFEPDSVRVLGLDSAGALVPGRAAGITYGGCVSLLAADIGAAHARRSARGGLLVMEDVGEDPYRIDRILTQLLRTGALDGISGVACGSWENCGPYEEVRAVLADRLGGLGIPVVEELGFGHSPTALTIPLGVPAVLDAPADGGRCTLTVEVPALV, from the coding sequence GTGACGATCAAGCCCCTCACCCGGCCGGCCCGGCTCCGCCCGGGCGCCCGGGTCGCCGTCGTGGCGCCTGCCGGACCCGTGCCCGCCGAGCGGCTGGAAGCCGGTCTCGACCTGCTGCGCGGCTGGGACCTGGAACCCGTGGTGGCGCCCCATGTCCTGGACGCGCACCCGGAGCTGGACTATCTCGCCGGTACGGACGAGGCGCGCGCCCGGGACCTCCAGGACGCGTGGTGCGACCCCTCGGTGGACGCCGTGCTGTGCGCCCGGGGAGGGTACGGAGCCCACCGCATGGTCGACCTCCTGGACTGGAATGCCATGCGGGCGGCCGGGCCCAAGGTGTTCGTCGGCTACAGCGACATCACCGCACTGCACGAGGCGTTCGCCGTGCGGACGGGGATCTCCACCCTGCACGGCCCGATGGTCGCGACCGAGACCTTCCTCAAGGACGCGGCGACCCAGGAGTCCTTGCGGGCCACGCTCTTCGAGCCGGACTCGGTACGTGTCCTCGGCCTGGACTCGGCCGGGGCGCTGGTCCCGGGCCGAGCCGCAGGTATCACGTACGGCGGCTGCGTCAGCCTGCTCGCCGCCGACATCGGTGCCGCGCACGCCAGGAGGTCGGCCCGGGGCGGGCTGCTGGTGATGGAGGACGTCGGAGAGGACCCGTACAGGATCGACCGCATCCTCACCCAACTGCTGCGTACCGGCGCCCTCGACGGCATCTCCGGGGTGGCCTGCGGGTCCTGGGAGAACTGCGGACCGTACGAGGAGGTGCGGGCCGTGCTGGCCGACCGGCTCGGTGGGCTGGGCATACCGGTGGTCGAGGAGCTGGGATTCGGCCACAGCCCGACGGCGCTGACGATTCCGCTCGGCGTGCCCGCCGTGCTGGACGCGCCGGCGGACGGCGGCCGGTGCACCCTCACTGTCGA